The following is a genomic window from Sedimenticola thiotaurini.
ACAGAAGTCCCGGGAGCTGGAGGCCGCCACCAGCGAACTGCGCGCCGCCAACACCCGACTGCGGGAGCTGGACCAGCTGAAGGACGACTTTATGTCCTCGGTGACCCATGAGCTGCGCACACCCCTGACCTCGATCCGCGCCTTCTCGGAGATGCTGCTGGATGATCCGCGCATGGCACTGGATGATCGCAAGCGCTTCCTGGGCATCATCGTGAGCGAGACCGAACGGCTCACCCGGCTGGTCAACCAGGTGCTGGACCTGGCCCGGATCGAGGCGGGGCAAGGCGAGTGGACCACCGGCGAAGTGGACCTGGTGGCCCTGATCGAGCAGTCCATCGAAACCACCAGCCAACTCTATCGGGATCACGGTGCCCGGGTCGAAACCGATATTCCGACGGGGAATTTCCGGGTCTGGGCCGATTCCGACCGGCTGTTGCAGGTGATGCTCAACCTGCTTGCCAACGCGGTCAAGTTCGTCCCCGCCGACAGCGGCCGGGTCCGTATCACCCTCTCCGAAGAGAGCCGGGACTACCGGATCAGCGTGGCGGACAACGGCCCGGGCATAGAGCCGGGCCAGGAGGAGGCCATATTTGAAAAATTCCAGTCCGGTGACAGCAGCAGCGCCGGCAACCCCATGGGCACCGGCCTGGGCCTGCCGATCAGCCGCCAGATTATCCAGCACTTCGGCGGCCGGTTGTGGGCTGAGAGCCATCCCGAAAAGGGTGCTATCTTTTCCTTTAGGATGCCAAAAGGCAGCCAGCGGTTGCCGGCAAGCGAGACGGGATCGAGAGATGAGCCAACACATACTGATTGTTGATGATGAGAAGAATATCGCCATCTCGGTCGATTACCTGCTACGCCGGGAGGGCTACGCGGTATCGGTGGCCCATGACGGCGAAGAGGGTCTACGACTGATCAGGGAGGAGCGACCCGACCTGGTGCTGCTCGACATCATGATGCCCAGGCTGGACGGTTTTCAGGTCTGTGAGGCGGTCCGACAGGATCCGGCACTGGCCGGTATCCGCATTGTCATGCTGACCGCCAAAGGGCGGGATGCGGAGCGAGAGAAGGGCCTGGCACTGGGTGCCGACGCCTACATCACCAAACCCTTCTCCACCCGGGAACTGGTCAGCCAGATCAAGGCGCTGCTCGCACCGGCGGCATAAACAGGAGAGCCCAGGATGGCCAACAGAGAAGCGACACTTGATAGCAGGGGTGGCTACAGCCAGGCCAGCGGGCCGGGCCTGGTGGAGGGCTCACTGCGCCAGGTGGCGCAACGACCACCCCTCACCCTGCCCCCGTCCGCCACGGTGCGCGAGGCACTGGCCGGCATGAACCAGCAACAGGCCGAAACCCTGGTGGTAGTGGATGAGCAGGAGCAGCTGCCCCTCGGTATCGTTACCCTGAATGACCTGGTGTATGCCATCACCCTGGATGGCGGCGGCCTGGAAGAACCGGTTGCCGGCATGATGACCGCCGCGCCCCTGAGTCTGCCGGCCGATGCCCCCACCCATCGCGCCACCGTGCTGATGGCGAAACGGGGCGTGCGCCATATCGTGCTGCTGGAGCCGGATGGGCGCCTCTGCAATGTGATCTCCCGGGCCGATCTGTTCGGCCTGCGCGGCGGCGGGGCCGACCTGCTGGCGGAGTCGGTCACCGCTGCCATGGATGTGGCACAGATGGCCCAGGCCGCCGCGGCCATCCGCCAACGGGGCAGTGAACTGTTCGCCGCCGGTATGGGCGCGGAGGCGATCTGCCACTGGATGTCGGCCCTGAACGACCTGGTGGTGATGCGGGTGATCGAGCTGATTGAGGACGAGTTCGACCTGCCAGCGGTGCCCTGGTGCTGGATGGTAATGGGTTCCGAGGGGCGGCTGGAGCAGACCTTCGCCACCGATCAGGACAATGGCCTGGTGTTCCAGGCCGATGATGCCAGCGCCGCGATCCGGCTGCGGGAAGCGTTTCTGCCGTTTGCCCGGGCCGTCAACAAGGGGCTGGACGCCTGCGGCTTCACCCTCTGCCGGGGTGGTATCATGGCCG
Proteins encoded in this region:
- a CDS encoding DUF294 nucleotidyltransferase-like domain-containing protein translates to MANREATLDSRGGYSQASGPGLVEGSLRQVAQRPPLTLPPSATVREALAGMNQQQAETLVVVDEQEQLPLGIVTLNDLVYAITLDGGGLEEPVAGMMTAAPLSLPADAPTHRATVLMAKRGVRHIVLLEPDGRLCNVISRADLFGLRGGGADLLAESVTAAMDVAQMAQAAAAIRQRGSELFAAGMGAEAICHWMSALNDLVVMRVIELIEDEFDLPAVPWCWMVMGSEGRLEQTFATDQDNGLVFQADDASAAIRLREAFLPFARAVNKGLDACGFTLCRGGIMAGNPAWCLSLAEWQARFSDWMRTPDPKALLHSAIFFDFRPLYGRYELVDELRNWLLPQPPEHPRFLRALAVEALSCGPPLGWTGGFVYDGGIEHPHSIDLKRFGARPFVDAARIWSLMYGVWATSTGDRLRAVAEPLNLSAEQVAGEVESFYLIQRFRFRQQLVAEDPDDVNRVDPDTLNELHRLMLKEAFKQAKKLQLRLKLQHGL
- a CDS encoding response regulator transcription factor — translated: MSQHILIVDDEKNIAISVDYLLRREGYAVSVAHDGEEGLRLIREERPDLVLLDIMMPRLDGFQVCEAVRQDPALAGIRIVMLTAKGRDAEREKGLALGADAYITKPFSTRELVSQIKALLAPAA